One Cryptomeria japonica chromosome 9, Sugi_1.0, whole genome shotgun sequence genomic window carries:
- the LOC131077060 gene encoding inactive leucine-rich repeat receptor-like protein kinase CORYNE: MLVGSLCGKVRMTRTRAFCMHMWILVWYICGILSCGDAFQVRKWSINHVTNPVLNGEAQRNFGSSQVIKHDGILGQSPSPSRLPSGYNVRHRSRRLVLGIVFGSLTGLAAAGIVATFMRAAVIYLNRTPLIRGPIVFDPRIGPKVLSFLGQGGCLDEADLVGVGPNGRVYKANLDNGVSVAVKRINGVEAYDALSTSVKRQIQEELQVIGKVRHRNVVSLQAYIRHTNAHLLVCDFVSKESLGDAMKRIRDNQLQLSWPMRHKIAVGIVVGLQYLHFQCNPQVTHCNLKPGNILLDDNYEPHLADFGLSRFIMPNSGAAGYVAPECYQGCRYTDKSDVFSFGVVLAVLLTAKDPTDSFFNEVPGGSIGCWLRRLQQSGKAIEALDKGIIEGGEDQEEEMLMAVRIAVACLADVPADRPSSAELAPMLTQLHSF; the protein is encoded by the coding sequence ATGCTGGTAGGTTCTTTGTGTGGGAAAGTTAGAATGACAAGGACTAGGGCTTTCTGTATGCATATGTGGATTTTGGTGTGGTACATATGTGGGATTCTGAGCTGTGGGGACGCGTTCCAGGTTAGAAAATGGTCTATCAATCACGTGACCAATCCAGTTTTAAATGGCGAAGCTCAGAGGAATTTTGGGTCTTCCCAAGTTATAAAGCATGATGGAATACTAGGACAGTCTCCATCTCCTTCTAGGCTTCCTAGTGGATATAATGTAAGGCACAGGTCTAGAAGGCTGGTTTTGGGTATTGTGTTCGGCAGCTTGACTGGTTTGGCTGCTGCAGGGATTGTGGCTACTTTCATGAGAGCTGCTGTGATATATCTTAATAGGACTCCTCTGATAAGGGGTCCGATTGTGTTCGATCCTAGGATTGGTCCTAAAGTGCTCTCATTTTTAGGGCAAGGGGGTTGCTTGGATGAAGCAGACCTGGTGGGAGTCGGTCCCAATGGGAGGGTTTATAAAGCCAATCTAGATAATGGGGTGTCTGTTGCAGTGAAGAGGATTAATGGAGTGGAAGCCTATGATGCGCTGAGCACATCTGTCAAGAGACAGATTCAGGAGGAGTTGCAGGTTATAGGCAAGGTCAGGCATAGAAATGTGGTTTCCCTGCAAGCATATATTCGTCACACCAATGCTCATCTGTTAGTATGTGACTTTGTCTCCAAAGAGAGCCTTGGTGATGCTATGAAGAGAATTAGGGATAATCAGCTGCAGCTGAGCTGGCCAATGCGGCATAAAATAGCTGTTGGGATAGTAGTGGGTCTTCAGTATCTTCATTTCCAATGCAACCCTCAAGTTACACACTGTAATCTCAAGCCCGGAAACATTCTTCTTGATGATAACTATGAGCCTCATTTGGCTGATTTTGGATTGAGTAGGTTTATTATGCCCAACAGTGGTGCAGCAGGGTATGTTGCTCCGGAGTGTTATCAGGGCTGCAGGTACACAGACAAGAGTGATGTGTTTAGCTTTGGAGTGGTTTTAGCTGTTTTACTCACGGCTAAAGATCCCACAGATAGCTTTTTTAATGAAGTTCCAGGGGGAAGTATTGGTTGTTGGCTTAGGCGGCTTCAACAGAGCGGGAAGGCCATTGAAGCTCTTGATAAAGGGATAATTGaaggaggagaagatcaagaagaGGAGATGCTAATGGCAGTGAGGATAGCTGTAGCTTGCCTTGCTGATGTGCCTGCAGATCGCCCATCTAGTGCAGAATTGGCCCCCATGCTTACACAGTTACATAGCTTTTAG